Proteins from one Athene noctua chromosome 20, bAthNoc1.hap1.1, whole genome shotgun sequence genomic window:
- the ATP6V1G1 gene encoding V-type proton ATPase subunit G 1 isoform X1 — protein sequence MASQSQGIQQLLQAEKRAAEKVAEARKRKNRRLKQAKEEAQAEIEQYRLQREKEFKAKEAAALGSHGSCTTEVEKETQEKMSVIQQNFQKNREVVLSQLLSLVCDIKPEIHVNYRING from the exons ATGGCCAGCCAGTCGCAGggcatccagcagctgctgcaggccGAGAAACGCGCTGCCGAGAAGGTGGCTGAGGCCCGCAAGC GAAAGAATCGGAGGCTGAAGCAGGCAAAAGAAGAGGCCCAGGCAGAGATTGAGCAGTACCGcctgcagagggagaaggagttCAAAGCCAAGGAAGCAGCG GCTCTTGGATCTCATGGCAGCTGCACCACTGAAGTTGAGAAAGAGACCCAGGAAAAGATGAGTGTAATCCAGCAGAACTTCCAGAAGAACCGTGAGGTGgtcctctcccagctgctgtcaCTAGTGTGCGATATCAAACCTGAAATCCATGTGAACTACCGCATCAATGGGTAG
- the ATP6V1G1 gene encoding V-type proton ATPase subunit G 1 isoform X2, with translation MASQSQGIQQLLQAEKRAAEKVAEARKREGRRIEKETQEKMSVIQQNFQKNREVVLSQLLSLVCDIKPEIHVNYRING, from the exons ATGGCCAGCCAGTCGCAGggcatccagcagctgctgcaggccGAGAAACGCGCTGCCGAGAAGGTGGCTGAGGCCCGCAAGCGTGA agggagaagga TTGAGAAAGAGACCCAGGAAAAGATGAGTGTAATCCAGCAGAACTTCCAGAAGAACCGTGAGGTGgtcctctcccagctgctgtcaCTAGTGTGCGATATCAAACCTGAAATCCATGTGAACTACCGCATCAATGGGTAG